A region of Faecalibacterium taiwanense DNA encodes the following proteins:
- a CDS encoding cytochrome C: MKLKNIAIVAAAAALAVGMTACGSSASSTAASSSVASSAAASSEAASSEAASSEAAEPTTAEYTVYNTTGSTVTELYLYDAGSDEKGDNLAGENGLADGENIVITRDVEADKQSDVTYILEFTTEDGQTQSFETLHYEVAPISLLSVDAAAGATPIAFTAPEN, translated from the coding sequence ATGAAACTCAAGAACATTGCGATCGTTGCTGCCGCTGCAGCACTGGCTGTTGGCATGACCGCCTGCGGTTCTTCTGCATCCTCCACCGCCGCTTCCTCTTCTGTGGCTTCTTCTGCTGCCGCTTCTTCCGAGGCTGCAAGCTCTGAGGCTGCTTCCAGCGAAGCAGCTGAGCCCACCACCGCTGAGTACACTGTGTACAACACCACCGGTTCTACCGTCACCGAGCTGTACCTGTACGATGCAGGCAGCGACGAGAAGGGCGACAATCTGGCCGGCGAGAACGGTCTGGCTGACGGCGAGAACATCGTCATCACCCGCGACGTGGAGGCCGACAAGCAGTCCGACGTGACCTACATTCTGGAGTTCACCACCGAGGACGGCCAGACCCAGAGCTTTGAGACCCTGCACTACGAGGTCGCTCCCATCTCCCTGCTGAGTGTGGATGCCGCTGCAGGTGCTACCCCCATCGCTTTTACTGCACCGGAAAATTAA
- a CDS encoding gluconate 5-dehydrogenase: MDLSAFNLQGKVALITGGAHGIGFSIAEGMAKCGAAICFNCSSEASLEKGLAAYKAAGIDAHGYVADVSDEDAVNAMVAKIKAEVGPVDILVNNAGLMKRVPMIEMSHADFMRVIDVHVGGAFNCSKAVLPDMMEKREGKIINICSMMSELGRETVSAYAAAKGALKMLTKNIASEYGEYNIQCNGMGPGYIATAQTAPLREVQPDGSRHPFDQFITAKTPAGRWGEPDDMVGPCVFLASHASDFVNGQILYADGGILAYIGRQPK; this comes from the coding sequence ATGGATCTTTCCGCTTTCAACCTGCAGGGCAAGGTGGCTCTGATCACCGGCGGTGCCCACGGCATCGGTTTTTCCATCGCCGAAGGCATGGCCAAGTGCGGTGCCGCCATCTGCTTCAACTGCTCTTCCGAAGCAAGCCTTGAAAAGGGCCTTGCAGCATACAAGGCAGCCGGCATCGACGCACACGGCTATGTGGCCGACGTGTCCGATGAGGACGCTGTGAACGCCATGGTTGCAAAGATCAAGGCCGAGGTCGGCCCTGTGGACATTCTGGTAAACAATGCCGGCCTGATGAAGCGCGTGCCCATGATCGAGATGAGCCACGCCGACTTTATGCGGGTCATCGATGTGCATGTAGGCGGTGCCTTCAACTGCTCCAAGGCCGTTCTGCCGGACATGATGGAAAAGCGCGAGGGCAAGATCATCAACATCTGCTCCATGATGAGCGAACTGGGCCGCGAGACCGTCTCCGCCTACGCTGCCGCCAAGGGTGCACTGAAGATGCTCACCAAGAACATCGCTTCCGAGTACGGCGAGTACAACATCCAGTGCAACGGCATGGGCCCCGGCTACATTGCCACCGCCCAGACCGCACCTCTGCGGGAGGTGCAGCCGGACGGCAGCCGCCACCCTTTCGACCAGTTCATCACCGCCAAGACCCCCGCAGGCCGCTGGGGTGAGCCGGACGACATGGTGGGCCCCTGCGTGTTCCTTGCAAGCCACGCTTCCGACTTTGTGAACGGCCAGATCCTGTACGCCGACGGCGGCATTCTGGCTTACATCGGCCGCCAGCCCAAGTAA
- a CDS encoding sugar kinase, translated as MKVVTFGELMVRLQPFNYERFVQANSLEFSFGGGEANVAVSLANYGLDAAFVTKLPAHAIGQAAVNSLRRYGVDTSMITRGGDRVGIYYNEKGASQRGSVCIYDRANSAIQLAQPSDFDWDKIFEGVDWFHFTGITPALGENVVEICREACKAAKAHGVKISCDLNYRGKLWTREQARAAMTDLCQYVDVCISNEEDAKDVFGIEAEATDIYGGKLNAEGYKSVAKQLADKFHFEKVAITLRESHNASENGWSAMLYDVASNEYCFSKKYELKIIDRVGGGDSFGGGLIYSLLTGKTTQEAVEFAVAASALKHSIEGDYNMMTVSEVEKLAGGDGSGRIQR; from the coding sequence ATGAAAGTCGTTACTTTTGGCGAACTGATGGTTCGTCTGCAGCCGTTCAACTACGAGCGTTTCGTTCAGGCTAACAGCCTGGAGTTCAGCTTCGGCGGCGGCGAGGCAAACGTTGCTGTTTCTCTGGCCAACTACGGTCTGGACGCAGCTTTCGTCACTAAGCTCCCCGCACACGCAATCGGTCAGGCCGCTGTCAACAGCCTGCGCCGTTACGGCGTTGACACCAGCATGATCACCCGCGGCGGCGATCGCGTTGGCATCTACTACAACGAGAAGGGTGCTTCTCAGCGTGGTTCCGTCTGCATCTACGACCGTGCCAACAGTGCCATCCAGCTGGCTCAGCCCTCCGACTTTGATTGGGATAAGATCTTCGAGGGCGTGGACTGGTTCCACTTCACCGGCATCACCCCGGCTCTGGGCGAGAATGTCGTCGAGATCTGCCGCGAGGCCTGCAAGGCTGCTAAGGCTCACGGCGTGAAGATCAGCTGCGACCTGAACTATCGCGGCAAGCTGTGGACCCGTGAGCAGGCCCGCGCTGCCATGACCGATCTGTGCCAGTATGTTGACGTGTGCATCTCCAACGAGGAGGACGCAAAGGACGTGTTCGGCATTGAGGCCGAGGCTACCGATATCTACGGCGGCAAGCTGAATGCTGAGGGCTACAAGAGCGTGGCTAAGCAGCTGGCTGACAAGTTCCACTTCGAGAAGGTCGCTATCACCCTGCGTGAGAGCCACAACGCTTCCGAGAACGGCTGGAGCGCAATGCTGTATGATGTTGCTTCCAATGAGTACTGCTTCTCCAAGAAGTACGAGCTGAAGATCATCGACCGCGTTGGCGGCGGTGACTCCTTCGGCGGCGGCCTGATCTACAGCCTGCTGACCGGCAAGACCACTCAGGAAGCTGTTGAGTTCGCTGTTGCTGCTTCTGCTCTGAAGCACTCCATCGAGGGCGACTACAACATGATGACCGTGTCCGAGGTCGAGAAGCTGGCTGGCGGCGACGGTTCCGGCCGTATCCAGCGCTAA
- the mscL gene encoding large conductance mechanosensitive channel protein MscL, with the protein MAEKEVKGIKKFFEEFKAFAMRGNVLDMAVGVVIGGAFTAIVNSLVNDIINPAIGLFFNADFSDVGIHVGDVMIGIGSFINAIINFLIVAFVLFVVIKTINALHKKPAEPEAPAEPTTKVCPYCQSEISIKAVRCPHCTSKLEGFPEINN; encoded by the coding sequence ATGGCAGAAAAAGAAGTGAAAGGCATCAAAAAGTTTTTTGAAGAGTTCAAGGCCTTTGCCATGCGCGGCAATGTGCTGGATATGGCAGTCGGCGTTGTGATCGGCGGTGCCTTTACCGCCATCGTCAACTCACTGGTGAACGACATCATCAACCCCGCCATCGGCCTGTTTTTCAACGCCGATTTCTCGGACGTCGGCATCCATGTGGGCGATGTGATGATCGGCATTGGTTCCTTCATCAATGCCATCATTAACTTCCTCATCGTAGCATTCGTGCTGTTCGTGGTCATCAAGACCATCAACGCCCTGCACAAGAAGCCTGCTGAGCCGGAAGCTCCCGCAGAGCCCACCACCAAGGTGTGTCCCTACTGCCAGAGCGAGATTTCCATCAAGGCGGTGCGCTGCCCCCACTGCACCAGCAAGCTGGAGGGCTTCCCGGAGATCAACAATTAA
- the kduI gene encoding 5-dehydro-4-deoxy-D-glucuronate isomerase, producing MDIRYSCNQKDFKRYTTEEMRDEMLITGLYKADEVVAVYSHVDRMVTLGCMPVHETVSIDKGIDVWANFGTHYFLERREIGMFNIGKDSTGIVVADGVKYELGYKDCLYITKGTKEVTFASADPEHPAKFYMVSAPAHCSYETRLIKMADANHRPLGSVETCNKRTINQFIHPDVLKTCQLSMGMTELESGSNWNTMPSHTHERRMEIYTYFELPEGQVVFHMCGEPTQTRHIVMHNEDAVISPSWSIHSGVGTSNYTFIWAMGGENMEFDDMDNIATTDLR from the coding sequence ATGGATATCCGCTACTCCTGCAACCAGAAGGATTTCAAGCGCTATACCACTGAAGAAATGCGGGACGAAATGCTCATCACCGGCCTGTACAAGGCCGATGAGGTCGTTGCTGTGTACAGCCATGTGGACCGTATGGTCACGCTGGGCTGCATGCCGGTGCACGAGACCGTGTCCATCGACAAGGGCATCGATGTGTGGGCAAACTTCGGCACCCACTACTTTCTGGAGCGCCGCGAGATCGGCATGTTCAACATCGGCAAGGATTCCACCGGTATCGTGGTGGCCGACGGCGTGAAGTACGAGCTGGGCTACAAGGACTGCCTGTACATCACCAAGGGCACCAAGGAAGTCACCTTTGCTTCCGCCGACCCGGAGCATCCCGCCAAATTCTACATGGTATCCGCTCCCGCACATTGCTCTTACGAGACCCGCCTGATCAAGATGGCCGATGCAAATCACCGTCCTCTGGGCAGCGTCGAGACCTGCAATAAGCGCACCATCAATCAGTTCATCCACCCGGATGTGCTGAAGACCTGCCAGCTGAGCATGGGTATGACCGAACTGGAATCCGGTTCCAACTGGAACACGATGCCCAGCCACACCCACGAGCGGCGCATGGAAATTTATACCTACTTTGAACTGCCCGAGGGGCAGGTGGTGTTCCACATGTGCGGCGAGCCTACCCAGACCCGCCACATCGTGATGCACAACGAGGATGCTGTCATCAGCCCTTCTTGGAGCATTCACAGCGGCGTAGGCACCTCGAACTATACGTTTATCTGGGCAATGGGCGGCGAGAACATGGAGTTTGACGACATGGACAACATCGCTACCACTGACCTGCGCTAA